One genomic segment of Kordiimonas sp. SCSIO 12603 includes these proteins:
- a CDS encoding TRAP transporter large permease subunit, which yields MDMSLILTISMFITLVGFLLSGFPVAFTLGGTGLLFGLIGMATGTLDFTFLEILPNRLFSNVIRNELLFAIPLFVSMGVMLEKSNVAEDLLENMGRLFGPLRGGLGISVTIVGALLAASTGIVGATVVTMGLLSLPTMMRRGYDTSLATGSIAAAGTLGQIIPPSIVLILLADVLSSAWQQAQLNKGVFSPTPMSAGELFAGALLPGLVLVGLYILYQVVIAILKPDSSPAIPREEGEALDKAFYGKLLIALLPPLVLIVAVLGSILSGIATPTEAASVGAIGAILLGAARLDTGTRRFVFVAVAALLSLLFIASQFDLRQSREIVPTSDVIAFWAAIILTAAFFICLARALWKTYKSNILNEVMLSTVRISTMIYAILIGASLFALVFRGLGGDDIIEGMLHNLPGGQFTAILLVMVLMFVLGFFLDFIEITFVVVPVVAPALLAMDGTYGPIWLGVLMAMNLQTSFLTPPFGFALFYLRGVVPETVPTSAIYKGVIPFVIIQILALALIAAFPETVTWLPEQLF from the coding sequence ATGGATATGTCCCTTATTCTTACCATCAGTATGTTTATAACGCTGGTTGGGTTTCTTCTTTCAGGCTTTCCTGTTGCTTTCACACTTGGCGGTACCGGCTTGTTGTTTGGCCTTATTGGCATGGCTACAGGTACACTGGATTTTACTTTTCTTGAAATCCTGCCCAACCGCCTGTTCAGTAATGTGATCAGGAACGAACTGCTGTTTGCTATCCCCCTGTTTGTAAGCATGGGTGTAATGCTGGAGAAATCCAACGTTGCGGAAGACCTACTTGAAAATATGGGGCGCCTGTTTGGCCCGCTCAGGGGTGGTTTGGGTATTTCTGTAACCATTGTTGGCGCACTACTCGCCGCATCCACAGGTATCGTGGGAGCAACCGTTGTTACAATGGGGCTTCTATCACTGCCTACCATGATGCGCCGAGGATATGATACATCGCTAGCTACAGGTTCTATCGCAGCAGCAGGCACACTTGGGCAAATTATCCCACCATCTATTGTGCTCATCCTGTTAGCGGACGTACTCTCTTCAGCATGGCAGCAAGCGCAGTTGAATAAAGGTGTGTTCTCTCCCACTCCGATGAGTGCAGGTGAACTGTTTGCCGGTGCGCTTTTGCCCGGCCTTGTGCTCGTTGGTCTCTATATTCTTTATCAGGTTGTTATCGCTATTCTGAAACCGGATAGCAGCCCTGCTATCCCTCGTGAAGAAGGCGAAGCACTAGATAAAGCGTTTTACGGCAAACTTCTTATCGCACTTCTACCGCCACTGGTGCTGATTGTTGCAGTATTAGGTTCAATTCTATCAGGCATTGCCACACCAACAGAAGCTGCATCTGTAGGGGCTATTGGTGCTATCCTACTAGGCGCTGCACGTTTGGATACTGGTACAAGAAGGTTTGTCTTTGTTGCGGTTGCAGCTCTACTTTCCCTGCTCTTCATCGCCAGCCAGTTTGATCTACGTCAGTCGAGAGAAATTGTCCCAACCAGTGATGTAATTGCATTCTGGGCAGCAATTATTCTAACAGCAGCGTTTTTCATCTGCCTTGCCCGTGCTTTATGGAAAACATATAAAAGTAATATCCTGAATGAGGTAATGCTATCCACCGTGCGTATATCTACGATGATTTACGCCATCCTTATTGGAGCATCGCTATTCGCACTCGTGTTCCGTGGGCTTGGTGGTGATGATATCATTGAAGGTATGCTCCATAACCTACCTGGTGGGCAATTTACTGCTATTCTGTTGGTAATGGTTTTGATGTTCGTATTAGGGTTCTTCCTTGATTTCATTGAAATCACTTTTGTTGTGGTTCCTGTGGTTGCACCTGCTCTTCTTGCTATGGACGGTACATATGGTCCTATCTGGCTAGGTGTTTTGATGGCTATGAATCTTCAAACCAGTTTCCTTACACCGCCATTCGGATTTGCGCTGTTCTACCTTCGTGGCGTGGTGCCAGAAACTGTACCAACATCAGCGATTTACAAAGGCGTGATACCCTTTGTTATCATCCAGATACTTGCCTTGGCGTTGATTGCAGCTTTCCCTGAAACCGTTACATGGCTGCCTGAGCAACTGTTTTAG
- a CDS encoding TRAP transporter substrate-binding protein, with protein MRKKAASEATENKGKATDLGRRALLRGAGVAGAAAIIAACDGGTTTTADGAPAIVGKKRNLKMVTSWPKNFPGLGTGADRLAKRIEALSDGAIKVKLYAAGELVGALECFDAVSQGKADMYHAAEYYWQGKSPAFNFFAAVPMGMTANEMNAWIQFGGGQELWDELSGGFNIKPFAAGNSSTQMGGWFNKDINSIEDFQGLRIRMPGLGGEVMKRIGATPVTKQGGEIFQALSQGNIDATEWVGPWNDLAFGFHTIVKKYYYPGIHEPGTTLSMGLNKELWEDMSPREQEIIRSASMAENDMMHAEFNANNARALNTLINDHGVELKRFDDTILKRLAEVSAEVIADAANTDELSQKVFKSFSESRTSGMQWGEIGEQAFVHARGLLDT; from the coding sequence GTGCGTAAAAAGGCCGCTTCAGAAGCCACAGAAAATAAAGGCAAAGCAACAGACCTTGGTCGCAGAGCATTATTGCGCGGCGCAGGTGTTGCAGGTGCTGCTGCAATTATTGCAGCCTGTGATGGCGGAACAACCACAACAGCAGATGGCGCGCCAGCAATTGTTGGCAAAAAACGTAACCTGAAAATGGTAACCAGCTGGCCTAAGAACTTCCCCGGTCTCGGCACTGGCGCTGATCGTTTGGCAAAACGTATCGAGGCACTCTCTGATGGTGCTATTAAAGTTAAACTATATGCTGCAGGTGAACTTGTAGGTGCGCTTGAATGTTTTGATGCTGTAAGCCAGGGCAAGGCTGATATGTATCACGCCGCGGAATATTACTGGCAAGGCAAATCCCCTGCTTTCAACTTCTTCGCAGCTGTTCCAATGGGTATGACAGCAAACGAAATGAATGCCTGGATTCAATTTGGTGGTGGCCAGGAACTATGGGATGAACTTTCCGGCGGCTTCAACATCAAACCGTTTGCAGCTGGTAACAGCAGCACCCAAATGGGTGGCTGGTTCAACAAAGACATCAATAGTATTGAAGATTTCCAAGGCTTGCGTATCCGTATGCCCGGCCTCGGCGGTGAGGTAATGAAACGTATTGGCGCCACTCCTGTTACCAAACAAGGTGGCGAAATCTTTCAAGCACTTAGCCAGGGCAATATTGACGCTACCGAATGGGTCGGTCCATGGAACGATCTGGCCTTTGGTTTCCATACCATTGTGAAAAAATACTATTATCCAGGTATTCATGAACCGGGCACAACGCTTAGCATGGGTCTGAATAAAGAACTTTGGGAAGATATGAGCCCTCGCGAGCAAGAAATCATTCGCTCCGCCTCTATGGCAGAAAACGATATGATGCACGCTGAATTTAACGCGAATAACGCCCGTGCTCTTAATACACTCATTAATGATCACGGTGTAGAATTGAAGCGTTTTGACGATACTATTCTTAAGCGCTTAGCTGAAGTATCCGCTGAGGTGATTGCAGATGCCGCGAACACGGATGAGCTTTCGCAGAAAGTATTCAAAAGCTTTAGCGAATCCCGTACATCGGGTATGCAGTGGGGTGAAATTGGGGAACAAGCCTTCGTTCACGCACGTGGGCTCCTAGATACATAA
- a CDS encoding TRAP transporter small permease subunit translates to MLAVLPLLLVLVQFAVVLLVYVFSSGSIQLQESLQYINAVMFLGGAGYTALKNEHVRVDLFFSKFSDQGKAKVNFFGTLFLLFPFLTLMWIAGVPYVLDSWRILETSVESSGLPFVYILKTTLLLFALTMTLHGIADAIRSFKQMRAS, encoded by the coding sequence ATGTTGGCCGTTCTTCCGCTTTTATTAGTACTCGTACAGTTCGCAGTAGTACTGCTTGTTTATGTATTCTCATCTGGCAGCATTCAGTTACAGGAAAGCCTGCAGTATATAAACGCCGTTATGTTCCTTGGCGGTGCTGGATATACAGCTCTTAAAAACGAGCATGTGCGTGTAGACCTATTTTTCAGCAAATTCAGTGATCAAGGCAAAGCCAAAGTGAACTTCTTCGGCACCTTATTCCTTTTGTTCCCATTCCTTACACTCATGTGGATTGCCGGCGTGCCTTATGTGCTTGATAGCTGGCGCATTCTGGAAACCAGTGTGGAATCGAGCGGTCTGCCTTTTGTGTATATTCTTAAAACAACACTCTTATTATTTGCCCTTACCATGACCCTTCACGGCATTGCGGATGCGATCAGAAGCTTCAAGCAAATGAGGGCTAGCTAA
- a CDS encoding arginyltransferase, with translation MTDQGLQFPKFYVTAPSPCPYLEGKVERKVFTELRGPDAPALSEALGKVGFRRSQSVVYRPACEACSECISVRVRTDEFEIRKSQKRLVKTNSDLISEIRPPLVTEEQFALLQQYLNTRHQDGTMAGMSFMEFKDMVETSPVTTVLIEYRRAIDGHLMAVALSDELSDGLSMIYSFFDISEEKRSLGTYMILDHINRAQAAKRPYVYLGYWVEGSQKMRYKARFQPLEKLGPNGWYQNTENKPIK, from the coding sequence ATGACCGATCAGGGCTTGCAATTTCCAAAATTCTACGTGACGGCACCGTCACCCTGCCCGTATTTGGAAGGCAAAGTTGAACGGAAGGTTTTCACTGAACTTAGAGGACCTGATGCTCCTGCTCTTTCTGAAGCACTTGGGAAAGTTGGTTTCCGGCGTAGCCAATCAGTTGTTTATCGCCCTGCCTGCGAAGCTTGTTCGGAATGTATTTCAGTAAGAGTTCGCACGGATGAGTTTGAAATCCGTAAATCGCAAAAACGGCTTGTTAAGACCAATAGTGACCTAATCAGTGAAATCAGGCCACCTCTCGTTACAGAAGAACAATTTGCTCTGCTGCAACAGTATTTGAATACACGCCACCAAGATGGCACCATGGCGGGTATGTCCTTCATGGAATTCAAAGATATGGTGGAAACCAGCCCGGTTACGACAGTTCTTATCGAATACCGCAGAGCTATAGATGGGCATTTGATGGCTGTGGCTCTTTCTGACGAACTCAGTGATGGGCTTTCCATGATCTATAGTTTCTTCGACATTTCAGAAGAAAAACGTAGCCTTGGCACTTATATGATCCTTGATCATATCAATCGCGCTCAAGCGGCTAAACGGCCTTACGTTTACCTTGGGTATTGGGTCGAAGGTAGCCAAAAGATGCGCTATAAAGCCCGCTTCCAACCTTTGGAAAAGCTTGGTCCGAACGGCTGGTATCAAAATACCGAGAACAAACCCATAAAATAA